Proteins found in one Collinsella aerofaciens genomic segment:
- the ygfK gene encoding putative selenate reductase subunit YgfK, translating to MSDIMRPIPFSQLMNWIIEEHKTQGAVFGVRKMVTTNQEGALPIFDERIETPFGPAAGPNTQLAQNIVASYVAGSRFFELKTVQVMDGEELSKCVNKPCIVAQDECYNCEWSTELEVPQAFAEYVKAWFACHLIAREYGLGSPDGFVFNMSVGYDLEGIKSPKVDAYIEGMKDASGSDVWNECRAWALANLDKFEHVDAAFVESIPARVSNSITESTLHGCPPAEIERIATYLITEKGLNTYIKCNPTLLGYEFARQRLNELGFDYIVFDDTHFREDLQWADAVPMFERLIALCAERGLEFGVKLTNTFPVDVTRNELPSTEMYMSGRSLFSLTIEAARRITEQFDGKLRISYSGGATVYNIRALYDAGIWPVTLATDVLKPGGYERFSQMAGEFTDLDGKPFAGVSLEAVTAIQTDSLTNPLYKKPLRPLPDRKVAGKSPLSDCFTTPCRTSCPIQQDIPAYLAAVDEGRYEDALNIIIERNALPFITGTICPHPCGRACERAFYEPEGAQIRASKLKAAREAMTAVLPKLRAQAIANDGERNVAVIGGGPAGLATAFFLTRAGVPVTIFEARDSLGGVVRHVIPEFRIASDDISHDAELCLAFGAKVQLNARVESIEELKARGFTDVVVATGAWMPGSAGLGEGAELDVLEFLEAAKKGEKLELGEDVVVIGAGNTAMDAARVAKRLAGVKNVRLVYRRTKKQMPADEEELDLALADGVEFCELLAPKALNGAVLTCDVMELGEPDASGRRSPVATGETVELSATTVICAVGEGIDASLYDAAGVEHDRRGRLAATSTGVEGVWAAGDCRRGPATVVEAIADAAEVARAIAGVDFNKYADCNEQTGREDTCYERKGSLCRDKRNCTKTRCLGCGSVCEVCCDVCPNRANVAIKVPGLAKHQVVHVDGMCNECGNCAVFCPYQEGRPYKDKLTLFWSEEDMENSENEGFLAVDEDHFKVRVAGTVRTVSVDAVNTGLPEAVRLTIRAVRDNYSYLLKK from the coding sequence ATGAGCGACATCATGAGGCCGATCCCGTTTTCGCAGCTGATGAACTGGATCATCGAGGAGCACAAGACTCAGGGCGCCGTCTTTGGCGTGCGCAAGATGGTCACGACCAACCAGGAGGGTGCGCTTCCCATTTTTGACGAGCGCATCGAGACTCCGTTTGGCCCGGCCGCCGGTCCCAACACGCAGCTGGCCCAGAACATCGTGGCATCCTACGTGGCCGGTTCCCGCTTCTTTGAGCTCAAGACCGTTCAGGTTATGGACGGCGAGGAGCTCTCCAAGTGCGTCAACAAGCCCTGCATTGTGGCGCAGGACGAGTGCTACAACTGCGAGTGGTCGACCGAGCTCGAGGTTCCGCAGGCTTTTGCCGAGTACGTGAAGGCATGGTTTGCCTGCCACCTGATCGCTCGCGAGTACGGCCTGGGCAGCCCGGACGGCTTTGTCTTCAACATGTCCGTGGGCTATGACCTGGAGGGCATTAAGAGCCCCAAGGTCGACGCCTACATCGAGGGCATGAAGGACGCCAGCGGCTCCGACGTCTGGAACGAGTGCCGCGCATGGGCGCTCGCCAACCTGGACAAGTTTGAGCATGTCGACGCCGCGTTTGTCGAGTCCATCCCGGCACGCGTCTCCAACTCCATCACCGAGTCTACCCTGCACGGCTGCCCGCCGGCGGAGATCGAGCGCATCGCGACCTATCTGATCACCGAGAAGGGCCTCAACACCTACATCAAGTGCAACCCCACGCTGTTGGGCTATGAGTTTGCACGTCAGCGCCTCAACGAGCTGGGCTTTGACTACATCGTCTTCGACGATACGCACTTCCGCGAGGACCTGCAATGGGCCGACGCCGTGCCTATGTTCGAGCGCCTGATTGCCCTGTGCGCTGAGCGCGGCCTGGAGTTTGGCGTCAAGCTGACCAACACGTTCCCCGTCGACGTGACGAGGAACGAGCTGCCCTCCACCGAGATGTACATGTCGGGCCGTTCGCTGTTCTCGCTGACCATCGAGGCCGCCCGTCGCATTACCGAGCAGTTCGATGGCAAGCTGCGCATCAGCTACTCCGGCGGTGCCACGGTCTACAACATCCGCGCCCTGTACGATGCCGGCATTTGGCCCGTCACCTTGGCGACCGACGTGCTCAAGCCTGGTGGCTACGAGCGCTTTAGCCAGATGGCCGGCGAGTTTACCGACCTGGATGGCAAGCCGTTCGCGGGCGTCTCTCTCGAGGCTGTGACTGCGATCCAGACCGACTCACTCACCAACCCGCTCTACAAGAAGCCGCTGCGCCCGCTGCCCGACCGCAAGGTCGCCGGCAAGAGCCCGCTTTCCGACTGCTTTACCACGCCGTGCCGCACGAGCTGCCCCATCCAGCAGGATATTCCCGCCTACCTGGCGGCCGTTGACGAGGGCCGCTACGAGGACGCACTCAACATCATCATCGAGCGCAACGCCCTGCCGTTCATTACCGGCACCATCTGCCCGCATCCCTGCGGCCGTGCCTGCGAGCGTGCGTTCTACGAGCCCGAGGGCGCCCAGATTCGCGCCAGCAAGCTCAAGGCTGCCCGCGAGGCCATGACCGCCGTGCTGCCCAAGCTGCGCGCCCAGGCCATCGCCAACGACGGCGAGCGCAACGTTGCCGTTATCGGCGGCGGTCCGGCCGGTCTGGCGACGGCGTTCTTCCTGACGCGTGCCGGCGTGCCCGTCACCATCTTTGAGGCCCGCGATTCGCTCGGCGGCGTGGTCCGTCACGTGATTCCTGAGTTCCGCATTGCGAGCGACGATATCTCCCACGACGCAGAGCTCTGCCTGGCCTTTGGCGCCAAGGTGCAGCTCAATGCTCGCGTGGAGTCCATCGAAGAGCTCAAGGCTCGGGGCTTTACCGACGTTGTCGTGGCCACCGGTGCCTGGATGCCCGGTTCCGCCGGCCTGGGCGAGGGTGCCGAGCTCGACGTGCTGGAGTTCCTCGAGGCCGCCAAGAAGGGCGAGAAGCTCGAGCTGGGCGAGGACGTCGTAGTCATTGGCGCCGGCAACACCGCCATGGATGCTGCCCGCGTGGCCAAGCGTCTGGCTGGTGTGAAGAACGTGCGCCTGGTGTATCGCCGCACCAAGAAGCAGATGCCTGCCGACGAGGAAGAGCTCGATCTTGCTCTTGCCGACGGCGTTGAGTTCTGCGAGCTACTGGCGCCCAAGGCACTTAACGGCGCCGTGCTGACCTGCGATGTTATGGAGCTCGGCGAGCCGGATGCAAGCGGCCGTCGCAGCCCCGTCGCCACGGGCGAGACCGTCGAGCTTTCCGCCACCACGGTGATCTGCGCCGTGGGCGAGGGCATCGATGCCAGCCTGTACGACGCCGCGGGCGTCGAGCACGACCGTCGCGGCCGCCTTGCCGCCACCTCCACCGGTGTCGAGGGTGTCTGGGCTGCGGGCGACTGCCGTCGCGGTCCTGCCACCGTGGTTGAGGCTATTGCCGACGCCGCCGAGGTCGCCCGTGCCATCGCCGGCGTGGACTTTAACAAGTACGCCGATTGCAACGAGCAGACTGGCCGCGAGGACACCTGCTACGAGCGCAAGGGGTCGCTGTGCCGCGACAAGCGCAACTGCACCAAGACTCGCTGCCTGGGCTGCGGCTCGGTGTGCGAGGTCTGCTGCGACGTGTGCCCCAACCGCGCCAACGTGGCCATTAAGGTGCCGGGCCTGGCCAAGCATCAGGTCGTTCATGTCGATGGCATGTGCAACGAGTGCGGCAACTGCGCCGTGTTCTGCCCCTACCAGGAGGGTCGTCCCTACAAGGACAAGCTCACCCTGTTCTGGAGCGAGGAGGACATGGAGAACTCCGAGAATGAGGGCTTCCTGGCCGTGGACGAGGACCACTTTAAGGTCCGCGTCGCCGGCACGGTCCGCACCGTCTCGGTCGATGCCGTCAACACCGGTCTTCCCGAGGCCGTCCGCCTGACCATCAGGGCTGTGCGCGACAACTATTCGTACCTTCTTAAGAAATAG
- a CDS encoding PAS domain-containing protein, translating into MNETVRRFLPMVDFLEQILGKNSEIVLHDFSDPDHAIVDIRNGIVSGRKVGGPATDLALKIMHDAKYRDLPFITGYEGRGAGGKTLQSATYFIRENDEIVGMLCVNTDLSTVRSINAMAQQLMACFDAAPTRTEPAPIEVESLSESTQELIDRSIAELLSARGLDVASLGQSDRVDVIRHLNGNGVFMLKGAVACAATALGISEPSVYRYLQKVRKEG; encoded by the coding sequence GTGAACGAGACCGTACGCCGCTTTTTGCCGATGGTCGATTTTCTGGAGCAGATACTCGGCAAAAACAGTGAAATCGTGCTGCACGATTTCTCGGATCCCGACCACGCCATCGTCGATATTCGCAACGGCATCGTGAGCGGCCGCAAGGTCGGCGGCCCCGCCACCGATCTGGCGCTCAAGATCATGCACGACGCCAAGTATCGCGACCTGCCGTTTATTACGGGCTACGAGGGCCGCGGCGCCGGCGGCAAGACGTTGCAGTCAGCGACGTACTTTATCCGCGAGAATGACGAGATCGTCGGTATGCTCTGCGTCAACACCGACCTCTCGACCGTGCGCTCCATCAACGCCATGGCGCAGCAGCTCATGGCGTGCTTCGACGCAGCGCCGACGCGCACGGAGCCCGCCCCTATCGAGGTCGAAAGCCTTTCGGAGTCCACACAGGAGCTCATCGACCGCAGCATTGCCGAGTTGCTGAGCGCGCGCGGGCTGGACGTAGCGTCACTTGGTCAGAGCGACCGCGTGGACGTCATTCGCCACCTCAACGGCAACGGGGTGTTCATGCTCAAGGGTGCCGTGGCCTGCGCCGCCACCGCGCTGGGCATCTCGGAGCCCAGCGTCTACCGCTACCTGCAAAAAGTTCGCAAGGAGGGCTAA
- a CDS encoding solute carrier family 23 protein: protein MTQETVTNGTEALFTREGMPPVKEMIPCALQHVLASFAGIITPAVIMAGVYGFNSQQSTDIIQVALILSAIDTALQAFAPFRRIGGGLPIVMGVSFAFLPALQAMGASGFSFGALLGGEIVGGAVAVLFGLAYSKIKWLFPPVVTGTVIFSIGVSLYPTAVKYMAGGMGTPLWGTPQAWCVALITFAVVFALANFGKGTLKLGSVFFGMIVGMIVSIPFGMIDFSSVATAQVFALPKLMPYALEFDPEVCITLAVVFPMVAIQVIGDVSAACLGSIDRMPTERELSGAIVSQGLTSMVGGLLGGLPTSALGQNVGIICSNKVVNKWVFVIIAAVFAIAGLFPQLSAVLSAIPQPVIGGATVGVFGTITMNGVRMFTREGLTQRTTTIVGTSVVFGLGIWMASGCLAGEGMPTWVPTVIGSNAVTPTAIMAIVLNLILPQTPVVAQHIDAAKDAAVDLVLPESKK, encoded by the coding sequence ATGACCCAGGAGACGGTTACGAACGGCACTGAAGCCCTGTTCACTCGCGAAGGCATGCCTCCCGTTAAGGAAATGATCCCGTGTGCCCTTCAGCACGTACTGGCATCGTTTGCCGGCATCATTACCCCGGCGGTCATCATGGCCGGCGTCTATGGCTTTAATAGCCAGCAGAGCACCGACATCATTCAGGTTGCGCTCATTCTTTCGGCAATCGACACGGCCCTTCAGGCCTTCGCTCCCTTCCGTCGCATCGGCGGCGGCCTGCCCATCGTCATGGGCGTTTCGTTCGCGTTCCTGCCGGCCCTGCAGGCCATGGGTGCCTCGGGCTTTAGCTTTGGTGCGCTGCTGGGCGGCGAGATCGTCGGCGGCGCCGTCGCGGTCCTCTTTGGTCTGGCCTACAGCAAGATCAAGTGGCTGTTCCCGCCCGTCGTGACCGGTACGGTCATCTTCTCCATCGGCGTTTCGCTGTATCCCACGGCCGTCAAGTATATGGCCGGCGGTATGGGTACGCCGCTGTGGGGCACCCCGCAGGCCTGGTGCGTCGCTCTTATCACCTTCGCCGTGGTCTTTGCGCTCGCCAACTTTGGCAAGGGCACGCTCAAGCTGGGATCCGTGTTCTTTGGCATGATCGTCGGCATGATTGTCTCCATCCCCTTTGGCATGATCGACTTCTCCAGCGTCGCCACCGCTCAGGTCTTCGCCCTTCCCAAGCTCATGCCCTACGCGCTCGAGTTTGATCCCGAGGTCTGCATTACCCTCGCCGTCGTGTTTCCCATGGTTGCTATCCAGGTTATCGGCGACGTCTCTGCCGCCTGCCTGGGCTCCATCGACCGTATGCCCACCGAGCGCGAGCTTTCCGGCGCTATCGTGTCCCAGGGCCTCACCTCTATGGTTGGCGGCCTGCTGGGCGGTCTTCCCACCAGCGCCCTTGGCCAGAACGTGGGCATCATCTGCTCCAACAAGGTCGTCAACAAGTGGGTCTTTGTGATCATCGCGGCCGTCTTTGCCATCGCCGGTCTGTTCCCGCAGCTCTCTGCCGTCCTTTCCGCTATCCCGCAGCCCGTCATCGGCGGCGCGACCGTCGGCGTCTTTGGCACCATCACCATGAACGGTGTGCGCATGTTCACCCGCGAGGGCCTCACGCAGCGCACTACCACCATCGTCGGTACCTCCGTCGTCTTTGGCCTGGGTATCTGGATGGCCAGCGGTTGCCTTGCCGGTGAGGGTATGCCCACCTGGGTGCCCACCGTCATCGGCTCCAATGCTGTAACCCCCACCGCCATCATGGCCATTGTCCTTAACCTGATCCTTCCGCAGACGCCGGTCGTGGCTCAGCACATCGATGCTGCCAAGGACGCTGCCGTGGATCTGGTCTTGCCCGAGAGCAAGAAGTAA
- a CDS encoding RidA family protein, with protein MSKTVVSSDNAPAAIGPYSPGIQTGNMVFLSGQLGIDPATGKMPEGVEAQAKQSLANVEALLTAAGATFADVVKTTVYLADIADFAAVNEIYASKFEAPFPARSAFQVAALPAGGLVEIEVVAAL; from the coding sequence ATGAGCAAGACCGTCGTGTCTTCCGATAACGCACCCGCAGCCATCGGCCCGTATTCCCCTGGTATCCAGACCGGCAACATGGTGTTTCTGTCCGGCCAGCTGGGCATCGATCCCGCGACCGGCAAGATGCCCGAGGGCGTCGAGGCCCAGGCCAAGCAGTCCCTCGCCAACGTCGAGGCCCTGCTGACCGCTGCCGGCGCCACCTTTGCCGATGTCGTCAAGACCACGGTCTACCTGGCCGACATTGCCGACTTCGCTGCCGTGAACGAGATCTACGCCTCCAAGTTCGAGGCCCCGTTCCCCGCGCGCAGCGCCTTCCAGGTTGCCGCCCTTCCGGCTGGCGGTCTGGTTGAGATCGAGGTCGTCGCCGCTCTCTAA
- the xdh gene encoding selenium-dependent xanthine dehydrogenase produces MAQEFTFTVNGIERTTTQNKPLLRYLRDDLHIHSAKDGCSEGACGTCTIHVDGAAVKACVLTTALAAGRNIVTVEGLPENVREAFVYAFGAVGAVQCGFCIPGMVMAGAALIAEDPEPTEEQIKYAIRGNVCRCTGYKKIIEGIALAAAVLRGEKQIDEDLERGDDYGVGKRAFRIDVRKKVLGEGKYPDDIDEIDQPGLTYASAVRSKYPRARVLSIDTSKAEALPGVVGILRAEDVPVNQVGHLIQDWDVMIAQGDITRCVGDAIVLVVAEDEATLEKAKKLVKIDYEPLEPVRNIAEARSADAPRLHDSFFAFGNTVELKDNVCQSRHVTRGDAAKALAESAFTVTQRFTTPFTEHAFLEPECAVAFPYKNGVKVQSTDQGAYDTRKECAHMFGWDNEPERVVVETMLVGGGFGGKEDVSVQHLAALAAYKLQRPVKCKLTRAESLAFHPKRHAMDGTFTLGCDAEGNFTGLDCEINFDTGAYASLCGPVLERACTHAVGPYKYQNTDIRGFGYYTNNPPAGAYRGFGVCQSEFALESLIDLLAEKVGLDPWEIRYRNAIEPGEVLPNGQIADCSTALKETLLEVKDAYYAHPGHAGIACAMKNAGVGVGLPDAGRCKIRIENGVAVVYAATSDIGQGCNTVFLQDVAEACGLPLRCIANGECSTENAPDSGTTSGSRQTVVTGEAVRGAAFLLRDAMLDIEAGKSAPAAPVNAHGDGVKIEYDDGRAYQLHTQELVAGQGMHPQDPAAAIKALEGCEFGYVYLEPTDKLGADVPNPKSHICYGFATHVVILDDDGRVSEVYAAHDSGKVVNPISIQGQIEGGVLMGMGYALTEDWPLKDCVPQARYGTLGLFRAPEIPDIHAIYVEKDELLPVAYGGKGIGEIATIPTAPAVQNAYRTFDGKLRPNLPMVDTPYSRVRNRG; encoded by the coding sequence ATGGCACAGGAATTCACTTTTACCGTTAACGGCATCGAGCGTACGACGACCCAAAATAAACCGCTGCTGCGCTACCTGCGCGACGACCTGCATATCCATTCCGCCAAGGACGGCTGCTCCGAGGGCGCATGCGGTACCTGCACCATCCATGTGGACGGTGCGGCCGTCAAGGCGTGCGTGCTGACCACCGCGCTTGCCGCCGGCCGCAACATCGTGACCGTCGAGGGCCTGCCCGAGAACGTGCGCGAGGCGTTTGTGTACGCCTTTGGCGCCGTGGGCGCCGTGCAGTGCGGCTTTTGTATCCCCGGTATGGTCATGGCGGGTGCAGCGCTCATCGCCGAGGATCCCGAGCCTACCGAGGAGCAGATCAAGTACGCCATCCGCGGCAATGTTTGCCGCTGCACCGGCTACAAAAAGATTATCGAGGGCATTGCGCTGGCCGCTGCGGTGCTCCGCGGCGAAAAGCAGATCGACGAGGATCTGGAGCGCGGCGACGACTACGGCGTGGGCAAGCGCGCCTTCCGTATTGACGTGCGCAAGAAGGTGCTCGGCGAGGGCAAGTACCCCGACGACATCGACGAGATCGACCAGCCGGGCCTGACCTACGCCAGCGCCGTGCGCTCCAAGTATCCGCGTGCCCGCGTGCTCTCCATCGATACCTCCAAGGCCGAGGCCCTACCCGGTGTGGTGGGCATCCTGCGCGCCGAGGACGTGCCGGTCAACCAGGTCGGCCACCTTATCCAGGACTGGGACGTCATGATTGCCCAGGGCGATATCACCCGCTGCGTGGGCGATGCCATCGTGCTGGTGGTTGCCGAGGACGAGGCGACGCTCGAGAAGGCCAAGAAGCTCGTAAAGATTGATTACGAGCCGCTGGAGCCCGTGCGCAACATCGCCGAGGCCAGGTCTGCCGACGCCCCGCGCCTGCACGACAGCTTCTTTGCTTTTGGCAACACGGTGGAGCTCAAGGACAACGTGTGCCAGAGCCGTCACGTGACGCGCGGTGACGCCGCCAAGGCGCTGGCCGAAAGCGCGTTTACCGTGACACAGCGCTTTACCACGCCCTTTACCGAGCATGCCTTCTTGGAGCCCGAGTGCGCCGTGGCCTTCCCGTACAAGAACGGCGTCAAGGTGCAGTCGACCGACCAGGGCGCCTACGATACGCGCAAAGAGTGCGCCCACATGTTTGGCTGGGACAACGAGCCCGAGCGCGTGGTCGTCGAGACCATGCTCGTGGGCGGCGGCTTTGGCGGTAAGGAGGACGTTTCGGTCCAGCACCTGGCCGCGCTTGCTGCCTATAAGCTCCAGCGTCCTGTGAAGTGCAAGCTCACGCGCGCCGAGTCACTCGCGTTCCATCCCAAGCGCCACGCCATGGACGGCACCTTTACGCTGGGTTGCGACGCCGAGGGCAACTTTACCGGCCTGGATTGCGAGATCAACTTTGATACCGGCGCCTACGCTTCGCTGTGCGGCCCGGTGCTCGAGCGCGCCTGCACGCATGCCGTCGGCCCCTACAAGTACCAGAACACCGACATTCGCGGTTTTGGCTACTACACCAACAACCCGCCTGCCGGCGCGTACCGCGGCTTTGGCGTCTGCCAGTCCGAGTTTGCGCTCGAGAGCCTGATCGACCTGCTGGCAGAGAAGGTCGGCCTGGATCCGTGGGAGATCCGCTACCGTAACGCTATCGAGCCGGGCGAGGTTTTGCCCAACGGCCAGATTGCCGATTGCTCCACGGCGCTTAAGGAGACGCTGCTCGAGGTCAAGGATGCCTACTACGCGCATCCCGGACACGCCGGTATCGCCTGCGCCATGAAGAACGCCGGCGTGGGCGTGGGCCTGCCCGATGCCGGTCGCTGCAAGATTCGCATCGAGAACGGCGTGGCCGTGGTCTATGCCGCCACGTCCGACATCGGCCAGGGCTGCAACACCGTCTTTTTGCAGGACGTTGCCGAGGCCTGCGGTCTGCCGCTTCGCTGCATTGCCAACGGCGAGTGCTCCACCGAGAACGCTCCCGACTCCGGCACCACGTCTGGCTCGCGTCAGACGGTCGTGACCGGCGAGGCCGTGCGCGGTGCCGCCTTCCTGCTGCGCGATGCCATGCTTGACATCGAGGCCGGCAAGTCTGCGCCCGCCGCTCCCGTGAATGCACATGGCGACGGCGTCAAGATTGAGTACGACGACGGTCGCGCCTATCAGCTGCACACGCAGGAGCTCGTCGCTGGTCAGGGTATGCATCCTCAGGATCCCGCGGCCGCCATCAAGGCACTCGAGGGATGCGAGTTTGGCTACGTGTACTTGGAGCCGACCGACAAGCTGGGTGCGGATGTTCCCAACCCCAAGAGCCACATCTGCTACGGCTTTGCCACGCATGTGGTCATTTTGGACGATGACGGCCGCGTGAGCGAGGTCTATGCTGCGCACGATTCCGGCAAGGTGGTCAACCCCATCTCCATCCAGGGTCAGATCGAAGGCGGCGTGCTCATGGGTATGGGCTATGCGCTTACCGAGGACTGGCCGCTCAAGGACTGCGTGCCCCAGGCAAGGTACGGCACGCTCGGGTTGTTCCGCGCGCCCGAGATTCCGGATATCCACGCCATCTACGTGGAGAAGGACGAACTGCTGCCCGTGGCATACGGCGGCAAGGGCATCGGCGAGATCGCAACGATCCCCACGGCGCCCGCCGTACAGAACGCCTACCGCACGTTTGACGGCAAGCTGCGTCCAAATCTGCCCATGGTGGATACGCCCTACAGCCGCGTCCGCAACCGCGGGTAG
- the ssnA gene encoding putative aminohydrolase SsnA has translation MLLVANGSVFTRNAQAPFIPNGAVAIDGDTIVEVGPECELKAKYPDAEYVDARGNLIMPGLINCHTHIYSGLARGLAIKGCNPTNFLENLEQQWWKIDDNLTLDGTKASAYATILDSIRDGVTTIFDHHASFCEIPGSLFTIKDAAQELGMRSCLCYEVSDRRGQEKCDQAIAENAEFAQWAAKERRDNDNHMIAAMFGGHATFTLSDETMDKMAEANNGLTGFHIHVCEGMNDVWDSRLNRGGISPVERLLQHNLLGPDTMLGHCIHVTPAEMDIVKESGTWLVNNPESNMGNAVGCAPVLEFFRRGIPVCMGTDAYTHDMLESLKVFLIIQRHNAAMPNVGWCEAMTMLFENNAKMASKYFDRKLGVLEAGAAADVIVMDYKPFTPLSEENIDGHMLFGMMGKNCRTTIINGRVLYKDREFVGIDEDKINAWTMAESKKLWSTLNDRTY, from the coding sequence ATGCTTCTGGTCGCTAACGGTTCCGTCTTTACCCGCAACGCTCAGGCCCCGTTCATCCCCAACGGTGCGGTCGCCATTGACGGAGATACGATCGTCGAAGTGGGCCCCGAGTGCGAGCTCAAGGCCAAGTACCCGGATGCCGAGTACGTCGACGCCCGGGGCAACCTCATCATGCCCGGACTCATCAACTGCCACACCCACATCTACTCGGGTCTGGCCCGCGGCCTTGCCATTAAGGGCTGCAACCCCACCAACTTCCTGGAGAATCTTGAGCAGCAGTGGTGGAAGATCGACGACAACCTGACGCTCGACGGCACCAAGGCCAGTGCCTATGCCACGATTCTGGACTCCATCCGCGATGGCGTCACCACGATCTTCGATCACCACGCGAGCTTCTGCGAGATTCCGGGTAGCCTCTTTACCATTAAGGACGCCGCTCAGGAGCTGGGCATGCGTTCGTGCCTGTGCTACGAGGTCTCCGATCGCCGCGGCCAGGAAAAATGCGACCAGGCCATTGCCGAGAACGCCGAATTTGCCCAGTGGGCCGCCAAGGAGCGTCGCGATAACGACAACCACATGATCGCCGCCATGTTTGGCGGTCACGCCACCTTTACGCTTTCGGACGAGACCATGGATAAGATGGCCGAGGCCAACAACGGCCTGACCGGCTTCCACATCCACGTGTGCGAGGGCATGAACGACGTGTGGGATTCCCGCCTCAACCGCGGCGGCATCAGTCCCGTCGAGCGCCTGCTGCAGCACAACCTGCTGGGTCCCGACACCATGCTGGGCCACTGCATCCACGTGACGCCTGCCGAGATGGATATCGTCAAGGAGTCCGGCACCTGGCTGGTCAACAACCCCGAATCCAATATGGGCAACGCCGTGGGCTGCGCCCCCGTGCTCGAGTTCTTCCGCCGCGGCATTCCCGTGTGCATGGGCACCGACGCCTACACCCACGATATGCTCGAGAGCCTTAAGGTCTTCCTGATCATTCAGCGCCACAACGCCGCCATGCCCAACGTGGGCTGGTGCGAGGCCATGACGATGCTGTTTGAGAACAACGCCAAGATGGCGAGCAAGTACTTCGATCGCAAGCTCGGTGTGCTCGAGGCCGGCGCTGCCGCCGACGTTATCGTTATGGACTACAAGCCCTTTACGCCGCTGAGCGAGGAGAATATCGACGGCCACATGCTCTTTGGCATGATGGGCAAAAACTGCCGCACCACCATCATCAACGGCCGCGTCCTGTACAAGGATCGCGAGTTCGTTGGCATTGATGAGGACAAGATCAACGCGTGGACCATGGCCGAGTCCAAGAAGCTCTGGAGCACGCTCAACGATCGCACCTACTAA
- a CDS encoding 4Fe-4S binding protein, whose translation MAKSIQHNVAYVACGSGCASAGGDARCSEGCIGCGACVTACPHGAIALVDGVARVDRSKCTGCGLCGMACPQRVIAFVPGYQNILVRCNNTDKGAIARKICDTSCIGCGMCAKKCPAGAIRIEDNCAHIDGVDCLSCGMCAVVCPHGAIHDRTGIAAGV comes from the coding sequence ATGGCCAAATCCATTCAACATAACGTGGCCTACGTTGCCTGCGGAAGCGGCTGTGCTTCCGCAGGCGGCGACGCCCGCTGCAGCGAAGGCTGCATTGGCTGTGGTGCCTGTGTCACGGCCTGCCCCCACGGTGCCATCGCACTGGTCGACGGCGTCGCCCGCGTGGACCGCTCCAAGTGCACGGGCTGTGGCCTGTGCGGCATGGCGTGCCCGCAGCGCGTGATTGCCTTCGTTCCCGGCTACCAGAACATCCTGGTGCGCTGCAACAACACCGATAAGGGCGCCATTGCGCGCAAGATCTGCGACACCAGCTGCATCGGTTGCGGCATGTGCGCCAAAAAGTGCCCTGCCGGCGCAATCCGCATCGAGGACAACTGCGCCCATATCGACGGCGTGGACTGCCTGTCGTGCGGCATGTGCGCCGTCGTCTGCCCGCATGGCGCCATCCACGACCGCACCGGCATCGCCGCCGGCGTGTAG